A single window of Serinus canaria isolate serCan28SL12 chromosome 14, serCan2020, whole genome shotgun sequence DNA harbors:
- the LOC108962331 gene encoding uncharacterized protein LOC108962331 produces the protein MGRLDDHAKRRIVELRRAGLSFRKIKKVLELDDIRVTPQAVYLFLKRKNVEQGSEAAGWDGDQPWPLLQGHEAEPPRLLGTRHPALPTGDPVGSQDNKEGIQIVSVASLCKDGGQLGDTLAMGLASGNGDDSSTGTALAPGTALRGLAPLPQPLPSRGQLVTPPTQNSALIMKKKTVDRAILLQKKVKDASTQTALPNSVGPGNHSLTCSGPVPPSAPSCPAITEKLNAVQMEVQKLSQALHVVLERQCRLERQQEHQQRLQQEVLMTLQQLSSTVSHGTVPATQPCGPFSSMAEPSPSMPNFSQFKMELI, from the exons ATGGGCCGGCTGGATGACCATGCCAAGAGGAGGATCGTGGAGCTgcgcagggctgggctgagcttcCGCAAGATCAAgaaggtgctggagctggatgaCATCCGGGTGACGCCGCAAGCTGTGTACCTCTTCCTCAAGAGGAAGAATGTGGAGCAGGGCTCAGAggcagctggctgggatggggaccagccctggcccctgctgcaggggcatgaggctgagccccccaggctgctgggcacCCGGCATCCTGCACTGCCCACCGGGGATCCTGTGGGCAGCCAGGACAACAAGGAAGGCATCCAGATTGTCAGTGTGGCCTCACTCTGCAAGGACGGTGGGCAGCTTGGGGACACTTTGGCTATGGGGCTGGCCTCTGGGAATG GTGATGACAgctccacaggcacagccctggctccagggaCTGCTCTGAGGGGGCTTgcacccctgccccagccactGCCCAGCCGAGGGCAGCTGGTCACACCCCCTACCCAGAACTCAGCTCTGataatgaaaaagaagacaGTGGACAGGGCTATCCTCCTGCAGAAAAAG GTCAAAGATGCCAGCACTCAGACTGCCTTGCCAAACTCTGTGGGTCCAGGAAATCACAGTCTTACTTGCAGCGGACCAGTgccccccagtgctcccagctgccctgccatCACCGAGAAGCTGAATGCTGTACAGATGGAGGTGCAGAAGCTGAGCCAGGCCCTGCACGTGGTGCTGGAGCGGCAGTGCCGCCTGGAGCGCCagcaggagcaccagcagcggctgcagcaggaggtgctgatgacactgcagcagctcagctccaccGTGAGCCACGGCACTGTGCCAGCCACCCAGCCATGTGGCCCCTTCAGCAGCATGGCTGAGCCCTCGCCCAGCATGCCAAACTTCAGCCAGTTCAAGATGGAGCTGATCTGA